CAACATATCGGATGCCTTCAGGGCTTCGTGAAGGGTAACGCCGGCTCCAACAATAACCAAATCATCTTCGTCATGATTACGTACAACGTGTCCCTTCCCAGCCGAAAAAGCTTGCTCGTTTTCATAGATCACAGCCGTGTTGGGTCGAGATGTACGAATAAAGCAAATGCCTTTGGTTTTTCCTGCAAGTTCAGCAGCTCTCTCGCAGCTGACAGCATCACTGGGATAGAACACAGTAGACCCTAcacaagaaaatataaataacaATGAAATAACATGAAGGTTCCTCAAATCAACTTGAGAAAAATCCTATTCATACCTGGAATGGCTCTGAACATAGCCAAATCCTCAAGGGCCATTTGTGATGGCCCATCTTCACCAATCGACACTCCAGCGTGCGATCCGACGCACGTAATGTTGGTCTGCGAGATGGCACCCATACGCAACTGGTCGAAAGCACGGGTAAAGAACGCAGCGAAGGTAGAGACGTACGGAATAGTACGGCCGCGACAACCAGCCCCGATGGCTACTCCCACCAAGTTTTGCTCCGCAATGAAACATTCGATGTAACGCTCAGCTGACACCTGAAAGAAAATTACCAGTCAAGCATTAAAGAACAATTCATCGACTTAATTCCATAAGCAAACTAAAAGACTTACTTTCTTAATTTTGTCAGAGTAGGTTGAGTTTTTGGTGTCTCCATCCAAAGCAATGACACGTGGATTATGTTCGGCCAATTTAGCCAATGCAGTACCGTAGGCAAGGCGAGTAGCAACCATTTCACCCATTTTGTAAGCAGGAGGCGCAGACAAGCGAACGTCATCAATATTGACCTCGGGAGCATCATCGACAGGTTCAGCAATGTGAGGTACCCCAGTTGAAGTTCCCGGCTGCATCTGTTGTTCAATAGCGTGGATGACTTCATCAGCCTTCGCACCCAGAGGTTTCCCATGCCAATCTAGCTCGTCGGATATAGTGGGGAACTTGTATCCCTTATAAGTTTTAGCCAATATGGCTGTGGGTTTGCCAAGGGTTGAAGATGCTTCATCGAAGGCCttcaaaatatatttaattgattttccttctttaaccAGCAACTAGATAAACTGATACCTTGCAAAGCTCTTCTACATCATGGCCATCGACGACGATAGCATGGAATCCGAAAGCTTCCAATCTTTTACGATAGACTTCCATGTTATGCTGAAGAGAAGTAGGTTCGGATTGGCCCAAACGGTTGATGTCGAAAATGGCGCACAAGTTGTCCAGTCGGTAATGTCCGGCGAAATGCAAAGCTTCCCAAATGGATCCTTCAGCACTTTCACCATCACCAATTAAGCAGTATGTCCTGTcatgtaaaacaaaataataataatacattGCCACAGGATGCCAAGACAGTGAAAGGTTAGCTTATTTTACCTGTATGATGCTTTATCAAAATGTTTCCCTACATATGCCATTCCACAAGCAACACTCAAACCTTGACCAAGTGATCCAGTAGCCACATCAACAAAGTTTAAACGTGGAGTAGGATGACCTTCCAGATCACTATCCAATTTCCTCAAATTCATTAGATCTTCGACAGGGAACAAACCAGCTTCAGCCCAGGCAGAATAGAGAATGGGAGCAGCATGGCCCTTTGACAAAATAAAACGATCTGAAGACTTGTCTCTTGGCTCAGATAACTTGTACTTCATGACACGGAAGAAAAGGCAAGACATGATTTCTGCCATTGATGCACATGATGTGGGATGACTTTAAATAGAAAGATGAGAATGTTGAATTATTAATAACATGTGTTTCAAGATAAACTTTTGGAAAAATGTCATAGTGACAGTTGTCATTTCACTTACCCTGATTTGCTGGCGTTGGTAGCTCGGATAGAGTCGATACGAAGCCGGTCGGCCAAGTTGCGTAGCTCAGCAACGGTTTTATCGTCCACGGTAACAGCCATGTTGTTAGACTGAGATGTGgcgaaagaaacgaaaaaattcaACAGCGATCCGCACTTCATTCGTGTTAAAATTAAAGTGAGACCCCCTCTTGTCTTCTTTCTAAACTATATTGGTACATGGCCCATTTTGCTTGATCGATCATATGCTACATTTcgaaattaaaaagaaataccgCGAGGAGCGAGCGGGATATAAAACGGCAAGTTACTTACCAGATCCTTCAGTAATATCGACTTTCACCAACGAAGGAGCAGCTTCGAATGCTTCGATCGAAGGACGAAAGCAGCTGAGGAAAACGTCGGGAGAAGGAGGGGACGTTGTCAGCCACAGGGCGAAACTAAAACCCCCCGATCGATAATGGCGGTCACGCAAAACCGGTTTAGAAATTCTCGAAAACCGCATTCAGCTTATAGAAAATACAGCGTTAATTAGATAACTTAT
This sequence is a window from Daphnia magna isolate NIES linkage group LG7, ASM2063170v1.1, whole genome shotgun sequence. Protein-coding genes within it:
- the LOC116927970 gene encoding transketolase; the protein is MAVTVDDKTVAELRNLADRLRIDSIRATNASKSGHPTSCASMAEIMSCLFFRVMKYKLSEPRDKSSDRFILSKGHAAPILYSAWAEAGLFPVEDLMNLRKLDSDLEGHPTPRLNFVDVATGSLGQGLSVACGMAYVGKHFDKASYRTYCLIGDGESAEGSIWEALHFAGHYRLDNLCAIFDINRLGQSEPTSLQHNMEVYRKRLEAFGFHAIVVDGHDVEELCKAFDEASSTLGKPTAILAKTYKGYKFPTISDELDWHGKPLGAKADEVIHAIEQQMQPGTSTGVPHIAEPVDDAPEVNIDDVRLSAPPAYKMGEMVATRLAYGTALAKLAEHNPRVIALDGDTKNSTYSDKIKKVSAERYIECFIAEQNLVGVAIGAGCRGRTIPYVSTFAAFFTRAFDQLRMGAISQTNITCVGSHAGVSIGEDGPSQMALEDLAMFRAIPGSTVFYPSDAVSCERAAELAGKTKGICFIRTSRPNTAVIYENEQAFSAGKGHVVRNHDEDDLVIVGAGVTLHEALKASDMLMESGIKAAVIDPFTIKPIDHDLLVKEATRCHGRVLTVEDHYPEGGLGEAVASTLAEQRNVIVKILAVREVPRSGPPEVLLEHFGIGAKAIAEAAKKLVAL